GGAGTCGCCGCAGATCCGCCAGAAGCCCTCGAACTCGGTCGCCGAGGTGCCCTTGGCCTCGGCCGCCACCTGCACGCCGTCGACGTACAGCGTCAGGCCGGACGAGCCCGACATCGTGCCGACGATGTGATGCCACTTCCCGTCGGTCACGATCGTCTCCGACGCCGCGAAGTACCGCTTGCTCTGGGTTCGGGTCGCGACGTACGCCAGCCCGGCCGTGTCGATGTACAGGGTGCGATCCACCTTGCTGCTCGCACCGGTCGCCTTGTTGCCGAAGGACAGGATCTGGCCGCCGTCCGGGCTGGTGGTGTTGACCCAGGCCTCGAGGGTGTAGTCGCCGGTCGGCGTCTCCGGCGTCTGCGAGTTGACGACGGACCGGTTGGTGGCGGTGCAGTCGATGGCGCCCGACTGGCCCTTCACGGCGCTGCTGCCGAGCATGCTGACGTCCTTGCCGAGCGTCAGGTTGCTGGTGCCCACCGCGTCGGCGCTGGGGTCGCTGCCGTAGGCGAACTGCCAGTAGTGCGTAGGTCCGGACCCCAGGACCAGGTCGCGGTAGGACTTCGCGGCGACGGCCTCCGGCGCGGACGACGCAGGAGCGGGCGGCTTGGCACTCGACGACGCCGCCTCCTCCACCGCCGGGGTGAAGAGCTTCGGGATCATGAGGAACGACAGCAGGACGAACACCGCCGCGACCGCGCCCACG
This region of Cumulibacter manganitolerans genomic DNA includes:
- a CDS encoding LamG-like jellyroll fold domain-containing protein, encoding MSSDDADATAERRVSTSSRPGTAGQISDATDAPGDGHGADVEPLGGIVAPPVARPAHDAGSDDADPDANELGGATENDAETAVAGSTDETRAVAETDDERPQAVEVDDEAEDRSAEGDAAHDGGAADDELPGDADTYAADSDDDDDPYGAVGDRDGDRGYDDRSERSIWGTDDEDDGYTYVRRSDPNWDLSKWLLVGAVAAVFVLLSFLMIPKLFTPAVEEAASSSAKPPAPASSAPEAVAAKSYRDLVLGSGPTHYWQFAYGSDPSADAVGTSNLTLGKDVSMLGSSAVKGQSGAIDCTATNRSVVNSQTPETPTGDYTLEAWVNTTSPDGGQILSFGNKATGASSKVDRTLYIDTAGLAYVATRTQSKRYFAASETIVTDGKWHHIVGTMSGSSGLTLYVDGVQVAAEAKGTSATEFEGFWRICGDSLSGWPRAAKTALIGSIDEVAVYNRALAPDEVKAHYAAAS